From the Drechmeria coniospora strain ARSEF 6962 chromosome 02, whole genome shotgun sequence genome, the window GCGCCCTTGCGTCCCCAGCCCTTGGCCCAGTCGGCCTTGatctccgtcgtcttctccgcGTCCTTGAGAGCCTCGGCCCACTGCTTCTTGGAGGCATGTGCGGCGGATCGGTTGCTGTACAGGATGTGGTTCTCGGGCTGCAGGGCGATGGCCTGTGTGAACTTGTCGCTGCCGGCTGTCAGCATGTGGGTATATCCATCTTcctcctcgggcggcggggggACTTGCATGGCATCGTCAAAGTTCTTTTCGGCGATGGCTTTGTTGCCAAGAGCTTTGAGCTCGTCCGCTGTAGCCATTTTCGTTCGTTTGCGTACGAGACAGTTCGGGAGTGGATATGCGATGTGACCGGTGCAATGCTAGAAATCAAAGTGCTCGAGTTGCTGTATGTATGTGCCGTCACGATTTCAGGGTGGAAAAAGAGGCATCGAGTTTGACAACCTTAGGCGGGAAGGGGACGGTGGGGAGGAAGAGGCTGCCGATAACAGGGGCAGCTTCTAGCGACTTCGATGGACGATGGTGGGTCCCGCCAGAGCCTCATTGGGACGCATCACGAGCGGGGCGGCGCTGCAACCTCAGCCTtcggtacttgcagtgaTGGAGGTATGACGGAACAAGATCATTCGAGGACGTGTATCACTGTCGAGAAAAAGGgggctccgtactccgtatatgcGAGACAGTGCCAATGCAACGTATTGTCAAGcggttgtactccgtacatggagcAGTGCTGTTCAATTATTCTGGGGCATTCCAATCAGCCGAATTGATATCCGCCGAATCATCGCAGCCACGAGCACTCTCGACCAGAATCAGGCCATTGTAGAGTGCACATTGTATAGTTTGTCCACTTCTTTGCTGCCTTGTGATCATCTTTGTTGGGAATATTTGCACCCTTTGGAGGAGGCGTATACAAATGCTCACCGTCGGGATATCTGCTGGGGATTTTATAGACGATTCGATTCCTACAGCCGTACTGCACATTCTTCGTTCGGGAGGCGTAAACTCCAGCGTGACATTTCATCTGTCCGCAGCTGACATGACGAATGTCCAACCAAATTTGATTGCGTGGCAGTGATAGATGGCATCGGTTTCGTAGTCATTTTGTTCATTCAAGTACGCCGAATCGAAAGCATCAACGACGATGATCGCTCGATGACCTGTGGCCGACCCAGCACAAGCGTACATATCGGTTGGAACTTTTGGTACATCCGACCACGACACACCACCAAACAGAGCTCCAGTAGGAAGGTACAGGCGGGTGTTTGAAATGACAaaaccgacgacggcttgggGCGCGAATGTGTTGGCAGTTGCTGCGGGAAGCCCGCTGGAAGGAGGCGATGACGACATGGCTCGTACGACCCGGGGGCTCGGCCGATGGGAAGCAAAGTCCGTTAGTGAATGTAAAGGTTCAAACAAATGCAGACTTTCCTCGCAAAAGATCTTATTTCGAGGCAGAAGGCCTGCTGGCTTTTTAATGGTGAATTCGTTGACCGTTCTTGTGACGGTCAAGCTGTTCCGACTCCAGCCACGGCGCTGGATAAGGGCACACCGTCCTCCAGGGGTCGTGTCCACTGAGCTGTGCCTAGTCTGTCCCTAGCGTCGCGGATAGTCCCGGCTCTACGGAGCATCTTGAAGCCGTAaatctacagtacacctacttacagcgCGGTgaagtgcagtgcagtgcaggtacttacaggtagtgcggagcactgtacctgtacctgtacctgtgcTGCTAATACTAAGTAATAACGGAGTGGGTGtgcacttactccgtactccatacagaagcaataataataattaagAACTTCAACGAgcagcccccccccccccttacACCACATACATGCACGCGTGTGCCCTATTCAACGCGACAGCCGCCTCACCGACAACTTCGCCCCTTCGGACGGCTCGTCTCCAGAATGCATGAAATATCGGAACATCATGACATCGTCATCTTGGGTGCCGGCCTCTCGGGCATCAACACGGCCCACGTGCTGCGAGAGAAACTCCCGCACCGCAAGGTGACGATCCTCGAGGCCCGCAGCACGACGGGCGGCACCTGGAACTTCTTTCGATACCCCGGCTTCCGCTCCGACTCGTACATGTCGACCTTTGGCCTCCGCTGGTTCCCCTGGCCGCACGACAGCAAGATGGCCTCGGGGCCCGAGATCGCCGCCTacctcgaggacgcggcccgcgacgacggctgcctCGACGAGATACGCTTCCGCCACAAGGTCACGCGCTGCGAGTGGCGCGATGAGGATCAGTTCTGGACCttggacgtcgacgccgacggcgaggagaagcgCTTCTCTGCTCGCTTCCTCTTCGCCTGCACCGGATACTACTCGTACgagaaggcgctcgaggccgacatcCCCGGCATCGAGCGCTTCCAAGGCACCGTCGCCCACCCGCAGTGGTGGCCAAAGGACCTCGACTACAGAAGCAAGCGagtcgtcatcatcggctCCGGCGCCACCGCCTACACCATGGTccccgccatggccgacgacgtggccaGCGTCACCATGCTCCAGCGCAGCCCGTCCTacgccgtctccgtccccACCACGTCGACCTTTGACCGTCTGCtacgcctcctcctccccgccTTCGCCGCCAACTGGTTCATCTGGTGGAAGGACCTCGGCTTCGAGCTCTTGACCACCCAGCTCCTCCTTCGCTTCCCcaacctcggccgccgcgccctgACCACCCAGCTCAAGCAGGAGATACCCAAGGACGTGGATGCTGACGTCCACTTCAACCCGCGCTACAACCCCTTCCAGCAGCGACTCTGCATGTGCCCCGACGGCGATTTCTTCAAGGCCATGCACCGGGAcaacgtcgaggtcgtcaccgacgtcgtcgacaccgtcaccgccgacggcatcctcctccagTCCGGACGGaggctcgacgccgacatcatcgtcaccgccacGGGGCTCTACTTCCagatcctcgacggcatgcaTCCCGTCGTCAACGGCGTGCCCGTCGATCCCGGCGCCCAGTACACGTGGCGCGGCGGCATGCTCGAGTCCCTACCAAACgccgccttcatcgtcgcctACGTCACCCAGAGCTGGACCCcgggcgccgacgtcatGGCCAAGATGGTCGTCCGCGTCCTCCGAGCCATGGAATCCAAGCGCGCCACAAAGGTCGTTCCCGTCCTCGAGCGGTACAAGGGCATGCCGcgccgcatcgccgtcgacgccaacaGCAACTACTTTCTCCGAGCCGCCGACAGAATACCAAAGGTCACCGGCGAGGGCCCCTGGTATGGCCGCACCCACTGGATGCGTGATATCTGGGCCCTGTGGTTTGGGAGCATGGAGGATGGGCTGGTGTACAGCGGCGAGGCTAAGAAGAACACGTAGTGATTGTCCACATCATTGTGACGGGCAAAAATGCCGCCAAAATATGGTCGCCCATGTGAATACATCTCTATATATtcatacatacatgtacatgcatacatTGCGCGCAAGCTCTTCGTCGTGGGTTCGTAAAGTCGTATTTTCCGTTGGGAATGCGAGGTTCGTCCCATCATGTCATGACACATCCATGTCCTCATGCACCCGCATCGGCGTCGTTCCCAAACTCTCCAAACCCCTCTCCACCGGTCCCTCAACGCCCCTGGCGGCGCCGCTCGGCGCACCCCGGT encodes:
- a CDS encoding flavin-binding monooxygenase — translated: MHEISEHHDIVILGAGLSGINTAHVLREKLPHRKVTILEARSTTGGTWNFFRYPGFRSDSYMSTFGLRWFPWPHDSKMASGPEIAAYLEDAARDDGCLDEIRFRHKVTRCEWRDEDQFWTLDVDADGEEKRFSARFLFACTGYYSYEKALEADIPGIERFQGTVAHPQWWPKDLDYRSKRVVIIGSGATAYTMVPAMADDVASVTMLQRSPSYAVSVPTTSTFDRLLRLLLPAFAANWFIWWKDLGFELLTTQLLLRFPNLGRRALTTQLKQEIPKDVDADVHFNPRYNPFQQRLCMCPDGDFFKAMHRDNVEVVTDVVDTVTADGILLQSGRRLDADIIVTATGLYFQILDGMHPVVNGVPVDPGAQYTWRGGMLESLPNAAFIVAYVTQSWTPGADVMAKMVVRVLRAMESKRATKVVPVLERYKGMPRRIAVDANSNYFLRAADRIPKVTGEGPWYGRTHWMRDIWALWFGSMEDGLVYSGEAKKNT